Proteins encoded together in one Penicillium digitatum chromosome 1, complete sequence window:
- a CDS encoding RTA-like protein: MRFPISGLLFVVMSAIVARASPVQTAMPQPGVVPRGVTTTTATTSQTTTTATTTTSDDFEISLSLDLPSDTCTPTIKPDKYGWVPATECDALYLYYPSFSAAIAAAAIFGILFMAHFVQATMYKAGFAWVILMGVSWETVAYAVRAFSTHNQQNDTVVTVAQLFILLAPLWVNAFDYMVLARMIHFFLPARRIGMFKPSLLAKSFVLLDFGSFVVQMIGGLMATGTNQQQMNGIHIYMAGIGVQQLFIVCFLVLAVQFQRSMAQLERAGQLPFEKQNWRRLLYALYLSLIAITVRIIYRMIEFSAGYGESNPIPYHEWYMYVFDGIPMALAILIWNLAPPGAVLQGPDANIPSSGIGRWLCCYGCACCCRSCRKGAKEKKNMRRLSDRDIYGDNVPLHSREPSPYRDSNFNTRR, from the exons ATGCGATTTCCGATTTCGGGGTTGCTCTTTGTGGTGATGTCGGCTATCGTGGCCCGGGCATCCCCGGTTCAAACTGCTATGCCACAGCCTGGAGTAGTCCCGCGAGGGGTCACCACCACTACGGCGACAACCTCGCAGACCACCACTACAGCGACCACTACGACAAGCGATGATTTCGAAATTTCGTTGAGCCTCGACTTGCCCTCCGACACATGTACCCCTACTATAAAGCCCGATAAGTATGGCTGGGTCCCGGCCACGGAGTGCGATGCCTTGTACCTCTACTACCCGTCTTTTTCGGCCGCCATTGCTGCCGCCGCGATTTTTGGGATCCTCTTCATGGCCCACTTTGTCCAGGCCACTATGTACAAGGCGGGTTTTGCCTGGGTCATTCTCATGGGGGTCTCGTGGGAGACCGTAGCTTACGCGGTCCGCGCCTTCAGCACTCATAATCAGCAAAATGACACTGTTGTGACTGTTGCTCAACTATTTATCCTTTTGGCTCCATTAT GGGTCAACGCATTCGACTACATGGTTCTGGCACGGATGATCCATTTCTTCCTTCCCGCGCGTCGCATCGGCATGTTCAAACCCTCCTTACTAGCCAAGTCATTTGTCTTGCTCGACTTTGGCTCGTTCGTTGTTCAAATGATCGGTGGCTTAATGGCCACTGGCACGAACCAGCAGCAAATGAACGGCATCCACATCTACATGGCTGGCATCGGCGTCCAGCAATTATTCATCGTGTGCTTTTTGGTGCTGGCCGTGCAGTTCCAACGATCAATGGCGCAGTTAGAGCGGGCCGGCCAACTACCTTTCGAGAAGCAGAACTGGCGTCGACTGCTCTATGCCCTGTATCTGAGCCTAATCGCTATCACAGTGCGCATCATATACCGCATGATTGAATTTTCCGCCGGGTATGGGGAGTCAAATCCCATCCCATACCATGAGTGGTATATGTATGTCTTTGATGGTATTCCTATGGCCTTGGCTATCCTCATCTGGAACTTGGCGCCGCCGGGTGCCGTGTTGCAGGGTCCAGATGCGAATATTCCCTCCAGTGGCATTGGCAGGTGGCTCTGCTGCTACGGCTGTGCCTGTTGCTGTCGAAGCTGCCGGAAAGGagccaaagaaaagaagaatatGCGACGACTATCCGATCGTGACATATATGGCGACAATGTGCCACTACACAGTCGAGAGCCATCACCTTACCGCGATTCAAATTTCAACACCCGTCGCTGA
- a CDS encoding ABC transporter, putative codes for MCDIAAENVFGPTMGPHCHNGFDFTLLFEETFFTILPCALFLLYLPLHLYRRSCSAPLTRGRLLFPGKLIAHVWSTCVKITLLVLVLLPQLQIPKTRTTVTAVCLDAITALSMISVSYSQHYRSPRPSTLLLLFLSLSLPLNAVRARTIWAVQTHSFGAVFIANLGLDLIKLLLESVEQRESVTENPTKWPRETFANVFNRSMFWWLNPLLIKGFRDVLEADQLLSIDARVNNAEDGDLFMQKWDAVQSKSSSALTMLLMVHHRWAIASAFLPRLCLTGFTFAQPFLLTRVVSFVSQDNGPLSQNDGYGLIIATMIIYLGLAITTAGSQHKAYRLITMIRGSLVPLVYRHTMRLDVGIARDSAALTLMSVDVERISSGLQYVHEVWASPIDIGLALWLLERQLGLAVVAFASIFILCTLLGLGVATTMGERQQRWLQAIQNRVQSTSEMLKNMKEIRLGGLQELMAEKLRVLRAKEVSQSTPFKRALTLIVTFSYTTTSSGPLLAFTMYSLLAKRNGSTMLNYDKAYTALSLFALLQSPMALILDAIAGLASALGAVDRVGDYLSKPTATSGDGSRLCSPLALPCAFKDEKAEPEMVKAQGYSAGWDPERPMVLKDLNFEIRPSSINFVVGPVACGKTTLLLAILGEVSYYNGRLEVVVPRVGYCSQTPWITNATIRHNILGTSVYNQPWYDKVVGMCLLQDDIDGFPRGDQEWVGNSGMTLSGGQKSRLAIARAVYAREKLLLLDDVFSGLDGKTEEHLLDNLFGPGGLLRETETTVIIATHAVQRLAYADQIIILDSEGHIADEGASSKVIAIAKEMVYSASKKDQSAGPSLDSGPDISRMQSVEEGPTGQARRTGDTAVYKYYIQTVHPFSASIFFAACTLFVLGLTLPQFMVKWWLERGDQYTVTHMGTYLGTCGGLSAMAILSLPVAVWHLTERMLPRASIQLHASLLTTVLQAPLQFFSTTDVGTTLNRFAQDLQLSDMELPLALFNTTVELLLCVANLIIIAITSKWIGIALPALLAVFYTIQKFYLRTARQLRLLDIEAKAPLFSTFLELISGLTTIRAFGWQADFGHRNREVFDRSQKPFYLLYCVQRWLNLVLDLVVAAVAIMVVTIGVCTKGQVDAGFMGIALVNIVQLSISIKAFLSNWTNLEISIGAVSRIRAFTLDVPLPSTDGTESTLPIGWPEKGRIQFQNVTAQYEGSPHPVIRNLTLSIAPGEKIALCGATGSGKSSLATSLFRLLIPSKGTITIDDVDISTVTRETLYRRLICVTQSPHLIAGSIRENVDPLGATSDDKAIELALKEVHLWDTVASRGGIHAQLSEGIFSVGQQQLLCLARAMIRPGSVVVLDEVTASVDQETDQAMQKIIRRHFASRTVLTIAHRISTILDSDRVAVVSDGAIVELGPPGELLARNPPSRFRGLYDATTVSNQSSETLREV; via the exons ATGTGTGATATTGCTGCTGAGAACGTTTTTGGTCCTACTATGGGCCCTCATTGTCACAATGGCTTTGACTTCACCCTGCTTTTCGAAGAGACTTTCTTTACTATTCTACCTTGTGCGCTCTTTCTGCTCTATCTGCCGCTGCATCTTTACCGCCGAAGTTGCAGCGCTCCATTGACTCGGGGGCGGCTACTATTTCCCGGGAAACTG ATCGCCCATGTGTGGTCGACCTGCGTTAAAATTACACTATTGGTGTTGGTGCTTCTCCCACAGCTACAGATTCCGAAGACAAGGACCACAGTTACGGCTGTGTGTCTTGATGCCATTACGGCGCTGTCTATGATCAGTGTGTCATACAGCCAGCATTATCGTTCCCCCCGGCCGTCAACCCTGCTGCTCCTCTTTCTGAGCCTGTCGCTGCCTCTGAATGCAGTCCGGGCCCGAACAATTTGGGCGGTGCAGACTCATTCGTTCGGTGCCGTCTTCATCGCTAACCTCGGACTGGACCTCATCAAGCTCCTGCTAGAGTCAGTCGAACAGAGAGAATCTGTCACTGAAAACCCCACGAAATGGCCACGAGAAACATTTGCGAATGTATTCAATCGGAGCATGTTCTGGTGGTTAAATCCACTGTTGATCAAAGGGTTTCGAGACGTCCTTGAAGCCGATCAACTTCTCAGCATTGATGCACGTGTCAACAATGCAGAGGATGGTGACTTATTCATGCAAAAATGGGATGCTG TGCAGTCCAAGTCTTCCTCCGCCTTGACCATGCTCTTGATGGTCCATCATCGATGGGCCATTGCCTCAGCCTTTCTCCCGCGTCTTTGTTTGACGGGGTTTACGTTTGCTCAGCCATTCCTCCTTACGCGCGTGGTAAGTTTTGTCTCTCAGGATAATGGGCCTCTTAGCCAGAATGACGGATATGGCCTGATCATTGCCACCATGATTATCTACTTGGGTCTGGCTATCACCACAGCCGGTAGTCAGCACAAAGCATATCGTTTGATCACGATGATTCGTGGCAGCCTTGTGCCATTGGTGTATAGACACACAATGCGCTTGGATGTTGGTATCGCACGGGACTCAGCTGCATTGACCTTGATGAGCGTGGATGTAGAGCGCATTAGCTCTGGCCTGCAGTATGTTCATGAAGTCTGGGCTAGCCCCATTGACATCGGGCTCGCCCTGTGGTTGCTAGAGAGGCAACTGGGTCTAGCCGTCGTCGCATTTGCCTCCATATTTATAT TGTGTACTCTCCTTGGACTTGGGGTGGCGACCACCATGGGGGAACGGCAGCAGCGTTGGCTACAGGCCATCCAGAACAGAGTGCAGTCTACCTCGGAAATGCTGAAGAACATGAAAGAGATAAGACTGGGTGGCTTGCAGGAGTTGATGGCCGAAAAGCTCCGGGTTCTGCGGGCTAAGGAGGTGTCCCAGTCAACCCCATTCAAGCGAGCTTTGACTCTGATTGTCACTTTTT CCTATACCACAACGTCGTCTGGCCCACTCCTAGCCTTCACAATGTACAGCCTGTTGGCGAAACGAAATGGCTCTACCATGCTAAACTACGACAAGGCCTACACTGCCTTATCCCTCTTTGCACTCTTGCAGTCACCCATGGCCCTCATTCTAGATGCAATCGCAGGGCTGGCCAGCGCTTTAGGTGCCGTGGATCGCGTTGGTGATTATTTATCGAAGCCCACCGCGACGTCCGGTGACGGTAGCCGATTGTGCAGTCCACTTGCCCTCCCATGTGCATTTAAAGATGAAAAAGCGGAACCTGAAATGGTTAAAGCTCAGGGATACAGTGCTGGCTGGGACCCTGAAAGACCTATGGTCCTGAAGGATCTGAATTTCGAGATTCGGCCGTCTAGTATCAACTTCGTGGTTGGCCCAGTGGCCTGTGGTAAGACCACACTGTTACTGGCCATTCTGGGGGAAGTGAGTTATTACAATGGCCGGCTGGAAGTGGTCGTTCCTCGCGTAGGCTACTGCAGTCAGACACCGTGGATCACAAATGCCACCATTAGACACAATATTCTAGGTACCAGTGTATATAACCAGCCGTGGTATGACAAAGTGGTGGGAATGTGTCTGCTCCAAGATGACATTGACGGATTTCCTCGCGGGGATCAAGAATGGGTCGGGAACAGCGGTATGACTCTGAGTGGTGGTCAAAAGTCTCGATTG GCAATTGCACGTGCAGTCTACGCCAGGGaaaagcttcttcttctcgacgACGTCTTCAGTGGGCTTGACGGAAAGACGGAGGAGCACCTTTTGGATAACCTGTTCGGGCCAGGTGGGCTTCTGAGGGAGACAGAGACCACCGTCATAATAGCGACCCATGCCG TTCAACGTCTCGCTTATGCGGATCAGATCATCATTTTGGACTCAGAGGGTCACATTGCAGACGAAGGTGCTTCCAGCAAGGTCATCGCAATTGCCAAAGAAATGGTGTATAGCGCCTCGAAGAAGGATCAAAGTGCCGGGCCATCTCTTGATTCCGGGCCGGATATCTCCAGAATGCAGTCGGTAGAGGAAGGGCCGACAGGGCAAGCTCGACGGACCGGTGACACAGCTGTCTACAAATACTACATCCAGACTGTTCATCCTTTCAGTGCATCGATCTTTTTCGCTGCCTGCACTCTCTTCGTTCTGGGACTTACCCTACCCC AATTTATGGTTAAATGGTGGTTGGAGCGGGGTGACCAGTATACCGTCACCCACATGGGAACGTATCTCGGTACATGCGGTGGTCTATCCGCAATGGCCATTCTATCGCTCCCTGTCGCAGTCTG GCATCTCACTGAACGGATGCTGCCACGGGCCTCAATACAACTGCATGCCTCTCTTCTGACGACCGTCCTTCAAGCACCGTTGCAATTCTTCTCGACTACTGACGTCGGCACAACTCTGAATCGCTTCGCACAGGATCTACAGTTGTCAGATATGGAACTACCGCTAGCACTTTTCAACACTACGGTGGAATTACTGCTCTGTGTAGCCAACCTGATTATCATTGCAATCACCTCCAAATGGATCGGTATTGCTCTGCCAGCACTGCTAGCGGTCTTCTACACGATTCAGAAGTTCTACTTGCGTACTGCCCGCCAACTTCGACTGCTCGATATTGAAGCAAAAGCGCCACTGTTTTCCACATTTCTCGAGCTAATTTCCGGTCTGACGACTATCCGGGCATTTGGATGGCAAGCAGACTTTGGCCACCGCAATCGCGAGGTTTTTGATCGCTCTCAAAAACCATTCTATCTGCTCTACTGTGTGCAGCGCTGGTTAAATCTTGTGCTGGATCTGGTGGTGGCAGCAGTGGCCATCATGGTTGTGACCATAGGCGTGTGCACCAAGGGACAGGTTGACGCCGGGTTCATGGGCATCGCGTTGGTGAACATTGTGCAGTTAAGTATCAGTATCAAGGCCTTCCTCTCCAACTGGACCAATCTGGAGATCTCCATCGGTGCGGTATCTCGTATTCGGGCATTTACTCTAGATGTCCCGTTGCCGAGTACCGATGGAACGGAGAGTACTCTTCCTATAGGATGGCCTGAGAAAGGTCGGATACAGTTCCAAAATGTGACAGCGCAATATGAAGGCTCCCCTCATCCGGTGATTCGAAATCTCACCTTGTCCATTGCGCCAGGGGAGAAGATCGCCCTTTGTGGGGCTACAGGAAG CGGTAAATCATCCCTCGCTACCAGCCTGTTCCGTCTCCTCATCCCGTCCAAGGGGACAATTACTATAGACGATGTCGATATCTCAACTGTGACTCGCGAGACGCTATATAGGCGGCTAATCTGCGTCACACAGTCCCCCCATCTCATTGCGGGCTCGATTCGCGAGAATGTCGACCCCCTCGGCGCAACATCCGATGACAAGGCGATCGAACTAGCGCTCAAGGAGGTACATCTTTGGGACACGGTGGCCTCGCGAGGCGGAATTCACGCCCAACTCTCGGAGGGCATATTCAGCGTTGGGCAGCAACAATTGCTGTGTCTGGCTCGGGCCATGATCCGTCCTGGCTCGGTGGTAGTTTTGGACGAGGTCACAGCCAGTGTGGATCAGGAGACGGACCAAGCGATGCAAAAGATTATTCGTCGCCACTTTGCCTCCCGCACTGTTCTGACAATTGCCCATCGCATCTCTACCATTCTGGATTCTGACCGCGTTGCCGTGGTATCAGACGGAGCCATTGTCGAATTGGGCCCTCCGGGCGAACTCCTAGCTCGGAATCCTCCCAGTCGGTTCCGAGGTCTCTACGACGCGACAACCGTCTCTAACCAATCTTCTGAAACTCTACGGGAGGTTTAA
- a CDS encoding glucan 1,3-beta-glucosidase has protein sequence MECDYNMHKSNSTFFSDLDVNRAQLLLSLFPRLPRWAPTTDSATDAGKTKKRENTVSIALGGTSCIFKREIKPLQRYEVWSRVLSWDAKWLVMVSYFVRAGTHQSVMRDLQKREQAKEGLDPQKAILAVAVTRYVFKDGRRTAPPEEVLQCVGLYPSAPAEADPRDIYDNLRKPGSELLGFFGSLDSLMSNFGDASSSILGNYSDL, from the coding sequence ATGGAATGTGACTACAACATGCACAAGTCGAACagcacttttttttccgaTCTGGATGTTAATCGAGCACAATTGCTCTTGAGCCTTTTCCCACGTCTGCCACGCTGGGCACCTACAACCGATTCAGCCACTGATGCCgggaagacgaagaagcgaGAGAACACCGTGAGTATCGCGCTGGGTGGAACATCGTGTATTTTCAAGCGCGAGATCAAACCCTTGCAGCGATATGAGGTTTGGTCGCGTGTGTTGTCGTGGGATGCAAAGTGGTTGGTGATGGTGAGCTATTTCGTCAGGGCGGGAACACACCAGAGCGTGATGAGAGACTTGCAAAAGCGGGAGCAGGCTAAGGAGGGATTGGACCCACAGAAAGCTATTCTGGCTGTCGCAGTGACTCGATATGTGTTTAAAGATGGACGTCGAACGGCGCCACCGGAGGAGGTTCTGCAGTGCGTGGGTCTGTACCCATCCGCCCCTGCAGAGGCAGATCCGCGGGATATTTACGACAACTTGAGAAAGCCAGGGTCGGAATTGCTAGGGTTCTTTGGTTCTTTGGATTCGCTGATGTCAAATTTTGGTGATGCGAGTTCATCAATTCTGGGAAATTACAGTGATTTGTAG
- a CDS encoding Tetrahydrofolylpolyglutamate synthase (Met7), putative, whose translation MTRTYEAAIASLNSLQTNYAIVEAFKKSKTRQEMNELSLPETVDWLRRIGYKPSDLNRLNAIHVAGTKGKGSTSAFISTILSQYTRKDSDQPGSKLKIGLYTSPHLRFARERIKINNAPLSEEQFARYFFEVWDRLEHSAKLAGQDPSEPGTKPQYFRYLTVMAFHTYLSEGVDAAVIECGIGGQYDCTNVIPQPKVTAISSLGIDHVDLLGHTIEEIAWHKGGILKRGVNGFAAPQPASAEQVLVKRAEEAESQLEIVTGHPELHPENSKITLGLAGDFQYTNASVAVAAAANFLRQIEIDVPEKIMRAPLPAKFKTGLEETRLGGRCETRFEKNVSWYIDGGHTLESIRLAGQWFASRIKADSSSEDVAATKTRILIFNQQTRNSTALARALHETLASALGNDNPFTHALFCTNITYKEAGFRPDLVSMNTNADDLERLRVQKSLAVEWNAIDPLAQTHVFGTIEEAVDFAREVADQERKVLHKDETPVMTFVTGSIHLVGGFLDVVETKPPINA comes from the exons ATGACTCGAACATATGAG GCTGCTATTGCATCTCTCAACTCACTGCAAACCAACTATGCAATTGTTGAGGCGTTCAAGAAGTCCAAAACGAGGCAAGAGATGAATGAGCTATCCCTCCCGGAGACTGTGGACTGGCTGCGGCGCATTGGATACAAG CCTTCCGACCTAAATCGGCTGAACGCAATTCATGTTGCCGGTACGAAAGGCAAGGGCTCGACCTCCGCATTCATTTCCACAATCCTCTCCCAATACACTCGGAAAGATTCAGATCAACCAGGATCCAAACTTAAGATCGGCCTTTACACCTCCCCGCATCTCCGGTTTGCACGTGAACGCATAAAGATCAACAATGCCCCACTGTCCGAAGAGCAGTTTGCGCGCTATTTCTTCGAAGTATGGGATCGTCTTGAGCACTCTGCTAAGCTGGCCGGCCAGGATCCCTCTGAACCTGGGACAAAGCCACAGTACTTTCGATACTTGACCGTGATGGCCTTCCATACCTACCTGAGCGAGGGCGTGGACGCTGCGGTGATCGAATGTGGAATCGGTGGTCAATATGACTGTACCAACGTGATTCCACAGCCCAAGGTCACAGCGATCAGTAGTCTTGGCATTGACCATGTTGATTTGCTTGGACATACAATTGAGGAAATCGCGTGGCACAAGGGTGGCATTCTCAAGCGTGGCGTTAATGGGTTCGCGGCACCCCAACCTGCGAGTGCGGAACAGGTTTTGGTCAAACGGGCCGAGGAGGCTGAATCTCAGTTAGAAATTGTGACTGGTCATCCTGAGCTTCACCCCGAGAACAGCAAGATTACCCTTGGGTTGGCTGGAGACTTCCAGTACACCAACGCCTCAGTGGCAGTGGCAGCCGCCGCGAATTTCTTGCGCCAGATCGAAATCGATGTTCCAGAAAAAATTATGAGAGCACCCCTACCGGCGAAGTTTAAGACCGGGCTCGAGGAGACTCGCCTAGGTGGCAGGTGTGAGACTCGCTTTGAGAAGAATGTCTCCTGGTATATCGATGGCGGGCACACTTTGGAGAGCATTAGGCTTGCTGGCCAGTGGTTTGCTTCACGGATCAAGGCCGACTCATCGTCAGAAGATGTAGCCGCCACGAAGACACGCATTTTGATTTTCAACCAACAGACTCGTAACAGCACAGCTCTTGCTCGTGCTCTCCATGAGACCCTCGCCTCTGCCCTTGGCAACGACAACCCTTTCACTCACGCCCTATTCTGCACGAACATCACCTACAAAGAGGCGGGCTTCCGACCCGACTTGGTCAGTATGAACACCAACGCTGACGACCTCGAACGTCTTCGAGTCCAAAAATCTCTTGCGGTAGAGTGGAATGCTATTGACCCTCTCGCTCAAACACATGTTTTTGGTACAATTGAAGAGGCTGTTGATTTTGCGCGTGAAGTTGCGGACCAGGAACGCAAGGTCCTGCACAAGGACGAAACTCCGGTTATGACTTTTGTCACTGGCAGTATCCATTTGGTGGGAGGATTCCTCGACGTGGTAGAGACAAAACCACCTATCAATGCGTGA
- a CDS encoding Glycylpeptide N-tetradecanoyltransferase: MSDSSEKKGKTPKHNENEGAPSDSGNEAGKKLPAKFASLLLEQNPALKNELAAMDKDQAAALLHNMDLSQMLTGLAVGGKNQKDMASYKFWQTQPVPAFEEAGKKQIAQGPIKVIDPEKVSKTPDALIDGFEWCTLDLTNEEELKELYELLNKHYVEDDNAMFRFNYSESFLHWALMSPGWKKEWHVGVRATKSRKLVASICGVPTELRVRGERLKVTEINFLCIHKKLRSKRLTPVLIKEITRRCYLRGIYQAIYTGGIILPTPVSSCRYYHRSLDWLKLYDVGFSPLPHGSTKARQVTRNHLPSETSTPGLRPMESKDIDAVYDLLERYMRRFDLNQAFTREEIDHWLVHKQQPDKDQVVWSYVAEDPETHKITDFVSFYNLESTVIDNPKHDAVHAAYLYYYATETAFSDDKQALKERLQLLVKDALICAKNARFDVFNALTSHDNPLFLEDLKFGAGDGQLHFYLYNYRAAPIGGGINDKNLPDESEMGGVGIVML, encoded by the exons ATGTCGGATTCCAGCGAAAAAAAGGGCAAGACCCCCAAGCACAATGAAAATGAGGGAGCTCCATCCGACTCAGGTAATG AAGCAGGAAAGAAGCTTCCCGCGAAGTTCGCTTCCTTGCTCCTCGAACAAAATCCGGCCCTGAAGAACGAGTTAGCTGCGATGGATAAGGACCAGGCTGCGGCCTTATTGCACAACATGGACCTCTCGCAGATGCTGACTGGATTGGCCGTCGGAGGTAAGAACCAGAAGGATATGGCCTCATACAAGTTTTGGCAAACACAGCCAGTGCCTGCCTTTGAAGAGGCTGGAAAGAAGCAGATTGCACAAGGACCGATCAAGGTTATCGACCCAGAGAAGGTTTCCAAGACTCCCGATGCGCTCATTGACGGATTCGAGTGGTGCACTCTTGACTTGACGAACGAAGAGGAGCTGAAGGAGCTCTATGAGCTCCTGAATAAGCATTACGTCGAGGATGATAACGCCATGTTCCGCTTCAACTACTCAGAGTCGTTCCTACATTG GGCTCTGATGTCTCCTGGGTGGAAGAAGGAGTGGCATGTGGGTGTGCGCGCCACTAAGTCGCGCAAACTGGTTGCATCTATCTGCGGTGTCCCGACTGAACTCCGCGTCCGCGGCGAGCGCCTCAAGGTGACGGAGATCAACTTCCTATGTATCCATAAGAAGCTCCGCTCCAAGCGCCTAACCCCCGTTCTGATCAAGGAGATCACCCGCCGCTGCTACCTAAGGGGTATATACCAGGCCATCTATACTGGTGGTATTATCCTACCCACACCCGTTAGCTCTTGTCGATACTACCACCGTTCTCTGGATTGGCTTAAGCTCTACGATGTTGGCTTCTCGCCTCTGCCACATGGTTCGACCAAGGCCCGACAGGTCACTAGGAATCATCTCCCTAGCGAGACATCGACCCCCGGTCTAAGGCCCATGGAATCCAAGGACATCGATGCTGTCTATGATCTGCTGGAGCGATACATGCGGCGCTTTGATTTGAACCAGGCCTTTACACGGGAAGAAATCGACCACTGGCTGGTGCACAAGCAGCAGCCCGACAAGGACCAGGTTGTCTGGTCCTACGTTGCCGAAGACCCGGAAACTCACAAAATCACCGACTTCGTCTCGTTCTACAATCTCGAGTCTACCGTGATCGACAATCCGAAGCATGATGCCGTCCACGCCGCATACCTGTACTACTACGCGACCGAGACCGCGTTCTCCGACGACAAGCAGGCTTTGAAGGAGCGCTTGCAGCTCTTGGTGAAGGATGCCTTGATTTGCGCAAAGAAC GCTCGTTTCGACGTCTTCAATGCTCTCACCTCGCACGACAACCCCCTCTTCCTCGAGGATCTCAAGTTCGGTGCTGGTGATGGTCAACTCCACTTCTACCTATATAATTACCGTGCTGCGCCTATTGGTGGTGGAATTAACGACAAAAATTTGCCCGATGAGTCGGAGATGGGAGGTGTCGGTATCGTCATGCTGTAG
- a CDS encoding Fatty acid desaturase, type 1, whose product MHLPVDPQLTLPDLLVMKELLSQNELDHEHISSSKDTVQRLKSLNDPSDANFDPTVFQFWETHLLREKLPHPIRQYILEPYIRWAQRIVRFPTDVVMLTHLLLYLTTSIPSALCLYRYHFSWIHGLLHWIVHVWYAGSYTLMKHQYVHMNGVLAPRYRLIDLLFPYIVDPLVGHTWNSYYYHHIKMHHVEGNGPLDLNSTMWYDRDSIADFARYVGRFFFFVSLELPLYFLRKGKYSTSLKTAFWEFSNYLAIFLLYRYGHAQATICVFLLPLWTLRAGLMAGNWGQHAFVDPHDPSSDFRSSITLIDVASNRFCFNDGYHTSHHLHPRRHWREHPVAFLRDQERYSDERALVFHNVDYLMLTLNLLRKNYTHLAQCMIPVGAEQRAMSLKERAELLRSRTRRFPDQVLERNGASKRR is encoded by the exons ATGCATCTCCCAGTCGATCCACAGTTGACACTTCCTGACCTACTGGTGATGAAAGAGCTGCTCAGTCAAAACGAATTAGATCATGAGCACATTAGCAGCAGTAAAGACACCGTTCAGAGGCTGAAGTCTCTCAATGACCCCTCTGACGCCAATTTCGACCCCACGGTCTTCCAATTTTGGGAGACACATCTGCTGCGGGAGAAGCTGCCCCATCCCATCCGACAGTACATATTGGAGCCGTATATTCGCTGGGCACAGCGTATAGTGCGCTTTCCAACCGATGTGGTGATGCTCACGCACCTCCTACTTTACCTCACCACCTCCATCCCCAGCGCGCTGTGCCTCTACCGCTACCACTTTAGTTGGATCCATGGCCTTCTCCACTGGATCGTGCACGTATGGTATGCGGGCAGCTACACGCTCATGAAGCATCAGTACGTGCACATGAACGGCGTCTTGGCACCTAGATATCGCCTCATCGACCTCCTCTTTCCATACATCGTTGATCCATTGGTGGGTCACACGTGGAATTCATACTACTACCACCACATCAAGATGCACCATGTCGAGGGCAATGGGCCCTTGGATCTCAACTCCACCATGTGGTACGATCGAGACTCCATCGCCGATTTCGCTCGCTATGTGGGCcggttcttttttttcgtctcGCTGGAGCTGCCGCTGTACTTTCTTCGAAAGGGCAAGTATTCCACTTCGCTGAAGACCGCTTTCTGGGAGTTCAGTAACTACCTGGCCATTTTTCTGCTGTACCGCTACGGTCATGCACAGGCCACGATCTGCGTCTTTCTTTTACCCCTTTGGACACTCCGTGCGGGACTAATGGCAGGTAACTGGGGCCAGCACGCCTTTGTGGATCCCCATGACCCCTCATCGGATTTCCGATCTAGCATCACCTTGATCGATGTCGCC AGTAATCGCTTCTGCTTTAACGACGGTTATCACACATCACACCATCTGCATCCCCGGCGCCATTGGAGGGAACATCCAGTGGCGTTTTTGCGGGACCAGGAACGCTATTCGGACGAGCGGGCGCTGGTGTTTCACAATGTGGATTACCTCATGCTGACCTTGAACCTTCTGCGGAAGAACTATACACACCTCGCCCAATGCATGATCCCAGTTGGCGCTGAGCAGAGAGCGATGAGTCTTAAGGAGCGCGCAGAATTGTTGCGCAGTCGGACCCGAAGATTTCCCGACCAGGTTTTGGAACGGAACGGCGCATCTAAGCGGCGGTAA